In Opitutales bacterium, the DNA window CAAGCTCGTGGCTGGCAATGACACGCTGATCGTCGCTGGAGCGAAAGGGAATATTTTCGTGACGCGCAATGGTAAAGATTGGGCATCTCCCGATCCGCTCAAAAACTCGCAGCTATTAACAATGACGTTCTATGAAAATCGTTTTTGGCTATTAATTAGTGATGGAAGCTTCCAGACTTCTACGAATGGGCTCGATTGGGACACGGTAAAGTTTGATCGAGCGATTCTACCGGAAGGCAAGTATCCGCGGAATATTCGGCTTATGGGCTGGGGTAATGACCGAATGGTATTGGTAGGTGAGCAACGGATATCCGTGGCAAACAAGGAAGGATGGGTCCATCACACCATTCTTCCGAAAGAAGAGAAGATGAATCGTAACGGAATGAAGTTGGTGCACGGCTTAGATCGTTTTGTCCTGAGGCATCGAGACGGCATGAAAATCAGTGAAGATGGTATGTCGTGGCAAGACGTTGATGTAATTGATTCTGCGGTAGTGAGCGATATGCGTGGAGTAAATCTCACTCACGACGGGTCCCACTTCTATCTGTTTTTTAGGCACCCTGCATCTGCACTCTTCAAATCGAGAGATGGTCTAAGTTGGGAGCTTATAGCAGAAAAAACAGGCTTGTATAATATGGGATTGAGCATCCCTGGGATTTTGTCGGGCAGAAATAAAAAAGGGCGTGTCGTTTCAAGAGATGAGGGTGAAAGTTGGGAGGCCATCGGCCCTCGTTCTTAGAAATACGCTTATTTTGATGGAGCTAAACTTTGGAGGTAGGGCACAAAAAAGCCCCGATGCTGATAGCATCGAAGCTCTGTGGAATATCAGTTAAGTGATTAATTAGGCCTGATAGTATTCGTTGGCCTTTTCCCAGTTCACCACACTCCAAAAGGCTGAAATATAATCGGGGCGCTTGTTTTGATATTTGAGATAGTAAGCGTGTTCCCAGACATCAAGTCCGAGGATGGGTGTGCCCTCGACATCGGCAATGCCCTTCATGAGGGGGCTGTCCTGATTCGGTGTAGATGTGACGGCTAGAGAGCCATCTGCCTTTTTCACCAGCCAAGCCCAACCTGAGCCGAAGCGTGTGGCACCCGCATTTGCGAACTGCTCCTTAAATGCATCGAGTGATCCAAAGGTTGTGTCGATCGCAGTGGCGAGTGCGCCGACCGGGGAGCCTCCGTTTCCGCTCAGGATAGTCCAGAAGAAGCTATGGTTAGCGTGTCCTCCTGCATTGTTGCGGAGACCGGTGCGGATTTTTTCTGGGACAACTGAAAGATCGGAAATGAGATCTTCGACTGACTTGGCTGCTAGTGCTGGCTCAGATTCGAGTGCAGCATTTGCCTTGGCGATATACGCGGCATGGTGCTTGGAGTGATGAATCTCCATTGTTTTCGCGTCAAAGTGCGGCTCGAGCGCATCGTATGCATAGGGTAATTCAGGAAGTGAGTATGCCATAGCTGTATCTTGGGTTAGTTGATATGTGAACCTCAGTAAGGGAATAACGGTAAAGTCATCGTCAACAGCTAAGCTTAAAAATCAACAGATAGTCTTGAGATGTCGTGAATGTGAGCTCGGAGTTGTGATCAAGCTCAATGCTGTCTTTGTATTATTCTATGAATCATGAATCGATAGTTTTGGCAGGGGGTTGTTTTTGGTGCATCGAGGCAGTGTTTCAACGCATTGACGGGGTCGTTTCGGCGACATCTGGATATATGGGAGGGCACGTTGTAGATCCTGACTATCAATCCGTATGTGGTGGAGAGACTGGACACGCTGAAGTGGTGAAGGTTGTTTTCTATGCGGATCAGATAAGCCTATCTCAAATTCTTCAGGTATTTTGGCTGGCGCACGACCCGACCACCTTGAATCGCCAAGGCGCGGATGTAGGAACCCAATATCGCTCGGCGGTATTTTTCGATGGCCCAGAGCAGGAGCAGGTCATCAAAGAATCGATCGATCAACTGGTTGCATCGGGTAAATACAAAGGTCCTATTGTCACGCAAGTGGTACCTCTAGACGTATTCTATCCTGCCGAAACCTACCACGAGAATTACTACAGCCTGAACCCAAATCAAGGCTACTGCGCCTACGTCATCCAGCCCAAGTTGGACAAGCTAGGCCTATTGTAGGAGGGCGCGTGGTTTCCGTCACATCATTGGGCAGGATCACCCAAGAGCGCACTGTTTTTAGACTTAGAGCAGGTCGCTTTATCTTCACGCTTTGCCATCAGCTGGCCGTATTCACTGCGCCAGAAGCGGTAGGGAACCAGGGATAGCCCCATAATCAACAGCTGGCTGAGCACGAATAACTTCAGAGGCTTGAAAGCCGCATCCATGAACCCGTATGAATGGAGGCCAACTCCGAGCATATTCGTGCCAAACCACGACCATGCACAGACAATGTTTCCAAAAATAGCCAGGTTCATGATGCCTCTTGGACTCGATAAACCACCCCAGCGCACGTGCAAAATAATAGCTGTCCAAATGACAATCAGGAGCGCTCCGTTTTCCTTAGGATCCCATCCCCAAAAACGGCCCCAACTCTGGTCGCCCCAGATACCTCCGAGGATTGTCCCGACTAGGCTAAATAGTGCGGCAAAACAGGTGATGCCATACACCATTGAGTTGAGCGACGTAGCCTCTTTGCGGCTAAAAGTCTTTCCGAAAATCCCTTTGATGATGAAGAAGATTCCCAAAAATCCAGCGGCAAAGACTGCTGAATAACCAAATGTGATCACGATCACGTGCGTTGCTAGCCAGAAGTTTGAGTCAAGCACCGCCCGCACCATCTCAAGCGTGTCCCCCGACAATATGGCGAGTTGGTGGGCAATGATTAGGGTAATAATCCCGATCGATGAGGCCGCGGCCATCCCAATGCCATTGCGCCAGTATTTTTCGAGCAGCAGCGCGAGTAGCGTGGAGCCCCAACCTACAAAGACGGCGGAGGAGTAGAGG includes these proteins:
- the msrA gene encoding peptide-methionine (S)-S-oxide reductase MsrA, encoding MNHESIVLAGGCFWCIEAVFQRIDGVVSATSGYMGGHVVDPDYQSVCGGETGHAEVVKVVFYADQISLSQILQVFWLAHDPTTLNRQGADVGTQYRSAVFFDGPEQEQVIKESIDQLVASGKYKGPIVTQVVPLDVFYPAETYHENYYSLNPNQGYCAYVIQPKLDKLGLL
- a CDS encoding superoxide dismutase, which encodes MAYSLPELPYAYDALEPHFDAKTMEIHHSKHHAAYIAKANAALESEPALAAKSVEDLISDLSVVPEKIRTGLRNNAGGHANHSFFWTILSGNGGSPVGALATAIDTTFGSLDAFKEQFANAGATRFGSGWAWLVKKADGSLAVTSTPNQDSPLMKGIADVEGTPILGLDVWEHAYYLKYQNKRPDYISAFWSVVNWEKANEYYQA